A section of the Amycolatopsis sp. AA4 genome encodes:
- a CDS encoding sigma-70 family RNA polymerase sigma factor: MSTGRDNDDERITALALAAGRGDRVALESWVRATQADAWRFLAHRTSPAEADDLTQETYLRAFGSLPRFAGRSSSRTWLLSIARRVVVDRIRARSVRPRESTTADWQRAAEEQSARTRTAGFEDLIELGLLLDTLDEDRREALVLTQFLGLSYAEAAEVCGCPVGTVRSRVSRARDDLLRAQEENDTAM; encoded by the coding sequence GTGTCCACCGGCCGCGACAACGACGACGAGCGGATCACCGCGCTGGCCCTCGCCGCCGGCCGCGGTGACCGGGTCGCCTTGGAATCCTGGGTCCGCGCGACGCAAGCCGACGCGTGGCGGTTCCTGGCCCACCGCACCAGCCCGGCCGAAGCGGACGACCTCACCCAGGAAACGTACCTGCGCGCGTTCGGCTCGCTGCCGCGCTTCGCGGGCAGGTCGTCGTCGAGGACGTGGCTGCTGTCCATCGCCCGCCGGGTCGTCGTGGACCGCATCCGCGCGCGCTCGGTCCGCCCCCGCGAATCCACGACGGCCGACTGGCAGCGCGCAGCCGAAGAACAGTCCGCCCGGACCCGCACGGCGGGCTTCGAGGACCTGATCGAACTGGGCCTGCTGCTGGACACCCTCGACGAGGACCGCCGGGAAGCCCTGGTGCTGACCCAGTTCCTGGGCCTCTCGTACGCGGAGGCGGCCGAGGTGTGCGGCTGCCCGGTCGGCACGGTGCGCTCCCGGGTGTCCCGCGCCCGCGACGATCTGCTGCGCGCGCAGGAGGAGAACGACACCGCGATGTGA
- a CDS encoding isochorismate synthase: MAAYLPGSFYYSSARGVLLADGVHSHVRGASGARAAAAAEALEAAVLAGVADPVVVGAIGFRPDSGSSLIVPAVVRRAQAPGDEDGAGSSAQLARPISGSVDREMATGERADREMAGDGRAATSGGKVRGRSQVRDEELGAESAAFRGGSGAKDAEALLRNNQSRWTVVPQPAPEVYAESVRRAVELIGDGELRKVVLARALDLVGEQGVSVRKLLRELVVADPAAHAFAVDVSAPGDPTPRTLVGASPELLVSRQGDVVTANPLAGSRRRTGDPARDAQAIAELRVSEKDLAEHALVAAQVAEVLGRYCTELEVPEKPEVIGTPTMWHLSTRITGRVGPGGPSSLELAEALHPTPAVCGVPVDLARDTIARLEPVDRGYYAGLVGWTDLAGDGEWVVTIRCAEVSDRTARLFAGAGIVAGSDPAAELAETSAKFGTLLRALGAEGVA, from the coding sequence CTGGCCGCGTATCTGCCGGGGTCGTTCTACTACTCGTCGGCGCGCGGGGTGTTGCTCGCCGACGGGGTGCATTCGCACGTCCGCGGCGCTTCCGGCGCTCGGGCCGCGGCGGCTGCCGAGGCGTTGGAGGCCGCGGTGCTGGCGGGGGTCGCGGACCCGGTTGTGGTGGGAGCCATCGGGTTTCGGCCGGATTCCGGGAGCAGCTTGATTGTGCCCGCGGTGGTGCGGCGGGCACAGGCGCCTGGCGACGAGGACGGTGCGGGCAGCAGCGCGCAGTTGGCGAGGCCGATTTCTGGCTCTGTTGACCGGGAGATGGCGACGGGCGAACGCGCTGACCGGGAAATGGCGGGCGACGGCCGCGCGGCGACGTCCGGTGGGAAGGTGCGCGGGCGTTCGCAGGTGCGCGATGAGGAGCTGGGCGCGGAGTCCGCCGCATTCCGAGGCGGCTCAGGTGCCAAAGACGCCGAAGCGTTGTTGCGCAACAATCAGAGTCGCTGGACCGTAGTGCCGCAGCCCGCCCCTGAGGTGTATGCCGAAAGTGTCCGCCGGGCGGTCGAGCTGATCGGTGACGGGGAACTCCGCAAGGTCGTCCTCGCTCGGGCGTTGGATCTCGTTGGCGAGCAAGGTGTTTCGGTGCGAAAACTGCTCCGTGAGCTTGTCGTGGCGGATCCGGCGGCGCACGCCTTTGCCGTTGACGTCAGCGCGCCTGGGGATCCGACGCCGCGGACGCTCGTCGGGGCCAGTCCGGAGTTGCTGGTGTCTCGCCAGGGCGACGTCGTGACCGCGAATCCGCTCGCTGGGTCGCGGCGGCGGACGGGGGATCCGGCGCGGGATGCCCAAGCGATTGCCGAACTGCGAGTGTCCGAAAAAGACCTTGCCGAGCATGCTCTCGTCGCTGCGCAGGTCGCCGAGGTGCTGGGGCGTTACTGCACCGAACTGGAGGTTCCGGAGAAGCCGGAAGTGATTGGCACGCCTACGATGTGGCACCTTTCGACCCGGATCACCGGGCGGGTGGGGCCGGGCGGGCCGTCGTCGCTGGAGCTGGCCGAGGCGTTGCATCCGACGCCTGCGGTGTGCGGGGTTCCGGTCGATTTGGCGCGCGACACGATCGCGCGGCTCGAGCCGGTGGATCGCGGGTATTACGCCGGGCTGGTCGGCTGGACCGATCTCGCGGGGGACGGCGAGTGGGTCGTGACGATCCGGTGTGCCGAGGTGTCGGACCGGACAGCGCGGCTGTTCGCGGGAGCGGGGATCGTCGCCGGGTCGGATCCGGCCGCGGAATTGGCGGAGACCAGCGCGAAATTCGGGACGTTGCTGCGAGCGCTGGGTGCGGAAGGGGTCGCGTGA
- a CDS encoding zf-HC2 domain-containing protein, producing MTDVSCEIFREALSARLDGEAGPLPEPQVDQHLETCASCRSWYERSATLRRALLVRSAPEVPDLTARILAETPAPPREKWGLRVALGLVGLVQCGLAFAQLLGMDNAHGSGAFMEGHLINESAAWNLAVGVGLLWAALRTRAAAGQLPMITGFVIVLAVLTTSDLIGDRVTVARVLSHVFLVVGLALLYAVHRQHRLRHQPGPDLADTADDPDHTAVATHGALALVRPHPKRARDSQRPTGRHRAA from the coding sequence ATGACAGACGTGAGCTGTGAAATCTTCCGCGAAGCGCTGTCCGCGCGCCTCGACGGCGAAGCGGGCCCGCTGCCCGAACCGCAGGTCGACCAGCACCTCGAGACGTGCGCGTCGTGCCGGAGCTGGTACGAGCGGAGCGCGACGCTGCGCCGCGCCCTGCTGGTCCGCAGCGCGCCCGAGGTGCCCGACCTCACCGCCCGGATCCTCGCCGAAACCCCGGCCCCGCCGCGCGAAAAATGGGGCCTGCGGGTCGCGCTGGGACTGGTCGGGCTGGTCCAGTGCGGGCTGGCGTTCGCGCAACTGCTCGGCATGGACAACGCCCACGGCAGCGGCGCTTTCATGGAAGGCCACCTCATCAACGAAAGCGCGGCCTGGAACCTCGCGGTCGGCGTCGGGCTGCTGTGGGCCGCCCTGAGGACTCGCGCCGCGGCCGGTCAGCTGCCGATGATCACCGGATTCGTGATCGTCCTGGCGGTGCTCACGACCAGCGACCTGATCGGCGACCGGGTGACCGTCGCGCGGGTGCTGTCGCACGTCTTCCTCGTCGTCGGACTGGCCCTGCTCTACGCCGTCCACCGCCAGCACCGCCTCCGGCACCAGCCCGGCCCCGACCTCGCGGACACCGCCGACGACCCGGACCACACCGCCGTCGCCACCCACGGCGCACTCGCCCTGGTCCGCCCCCACCCGAAACGGGCCCGCGACTCCCAACGCCCGACCGGACGACATCGCGCCGCCTGA
- a CDS encoding cation-translocating P-type ATPase — protein MSAQTAAPAATPTRHLDLAVGGMTCAACAARVERSLGKLDGVRATVNYATERATVHYPPDLDPASLVATIERAGYTATVRGETSPENRDARVRDLRRRLIVAAVLAVPLGNLSITLALVPSLRFPLWELVCLLLATPVVFWSAAPFHRAALRNLRHRSSSMDTLVSLGVLASYLWSAASVLIGSGGEAGYWIGFGATAPGADSVYLDVAAGVTTFLLAGRYFEARSRRGAADLLGALDALAAKDVRILREDGEVLVGIGELAVGDRFVVRPGEKIAADGTVDSGLSTVDVSAITGEPVPAEVGPGTRVIGGSINLNGRLVVRAEAVGARSQLAQMSALAERAQERKAAVQRLADRVCAVFVPVVSALALLTLAGWLLAGNPVRDAFGAAVSVLIIACPCALGLATPTALMVGVGRGAQLGILVKGPDALEASRTVDTVVLDKTGTVTQGRMTLAETRAFGAFAPTEVLRLAAAVEASSEHPIAAAIVAGGPEVLPADEFEALPGLGARGVVEGMTVVVGRPRLLVDEGVSVVPEVEDAVASAEAGGATVVLVAAAGEVAGMLVVRDEVKPSARAAVAQLHRLGLKTVLLTGDNEVTARAVAAEVGISEVLAGVLPSEKAAAVSALRGKGHRVAMVGDGVNDAPALATADLGLAVAEGTDLALRSADIILVREDLSVLPDAIRLAQRTLRTIRGNLVWAFGYNVAALPLAACGLLNPLIAGAAMSLSSVLVVANSLRLRNFAPGS, from the coding sequence ATGTCTGCGCAGACCGCCGCCCCCGCGGCGACCCCGACCCGTCACCTCGATCTCGCCGTCGGCGGGATGACCTGTGCCGCTTGTGCGGCGCGCGTCGAGCGTTCCCTCGGCAAGCTCGACGGCGTCCGCGCCACGGTGAACTACGCGACCGAACGCGCGACTGTCCACTATCCGCCTGACCTCGACCCTGCCTCGCTGGTCGCGACGATCGAGCGCGCGGGCTACACCGCGACCGTCCGCGGCGAAACCAGCCCGGAAAACCGCGACGCGCGGGTTCGCGACTTGCGCCGCCGGCTGATCGTGGCCGCGGTGCTGGCCGTCCCGCTCGGCAATCTGTCGATCACGCTCGCGCTCGTGCCGTCGTTGCGATTTCCGTTGTGGGAGCTGGTATGCCTGCTGCTCGCGACACCCGTGGTGTTCTGGTCGGCGGCACCGTTCCACCGCGCCGCGCTGCGCAATCTGCGGCACCGATCGTCCAGTATGGACACGCTCGTTTCCCTGGGTGTGCTGGCCTCCTATCTGTGGTCGGCGGCTTCGGTGCTGATCGGCTCGGGCGGCGAAGCGGGATACTGGATCGGGTTCGGCGCGACCGCGCCCGGCGCGGATTCGGTGTACCTCGATGTCGCGGCCGGAGTGACGACATTCTTGCTCGCTGGCCGGTATTTCGAGGCGCGGTCACGGCGAGGCGCGGCGGATCTGCTCGGCGCGCTGGACGCGTTGGCCGCGAAGGACGTGCGGATTCTGCGCGAGGACGGCGAAGTGCTGGTCGGTATCGGCGAACTGGCCGTCGGCGACCGCTTCGTGGTGCGGCCGGGGGAGAAGATCGCCGCGGACGGAACTGTCGACAGCGGTCTGTCCACAGTGGATGTAAGTGCCATCACGGGCGAACCCGTCCCGGCGGAGGTCGGGCCGGGAACCCGGGTGATCGGCGGGAGCATCAACCTGAACGGCCGGCTGGTGGTGCGTGCGGAGGCCGTCGGCGCGCGGTCACAGCTGGCGCAGATGAGTGCGCTGGCCGAGCGGGCGCAGGAGCGGAAGGCGGCGGTGCAGCGGCTGGCCGACCGGGTGTGCGCGGTGTTCGTTCCGGTGGTTTCGGCGTTGGCGCTGCTCACCTTGGCGGGATGGTTGCTCGCCGGGAATCCGGTTCGGGACGCCTTCGGCGCGGCGGTGTCGGTGCTGATCATCGCGTGCCCGTGCGCGTTGGGGCTCGCGACGCCGACGGCGCTGATGGTCGGCGTCGGGCGGGGTGCGCAGCTCGGGATTCTCGTGAAGGGGCCGGATGCGCTCGAGGCGAGTCGTACGGTCGACACCGTCGTGCTGGACAAGACCGGAACGGTGACCCAGGGGCGGATGACACTCGCGGAGACTCGGGCGTTCGGGGCGTTCGCGCCGACGGAGGTGCTTCGCCTCGCAGCAGCGGTGGAAGCGTCGTCGGAACACCCGATTGCCGCAGCGATTGTCGCCGGTGGGCCAGAGGTGCTTCCGGCGGATGAGTTCGAGGCATTGCCTGGGCTGGGCGCGCGTGGCGTGGTCGAGGGGATGACTGTGGTGGTCGGTCGGCCGAGGTTGCTGGTGGACGAAGGGGTTTCGGTCGTCCCGGAGGTTGAGGACGCGGTGGCGTCGGCGGAGGCTGGCGGGGCGACGGTCGTGCTCGTGGCGGCGGCCGGCGAGGTCGCGGGCATGCTCGTGGTGCGGGACGAGGTGAAGCCTTCGGCCCGGGCGGCGGTGGCGCAGTTGCATCGGCTTGGGTTGAAAACGGTGTTGCTTACCGGAGACAACGAGGTGACCGCCCGAGCCGTCGCCGCGGAGGTCGGGATCTCCGAGGTGCTCGCTGGGGTGTTGCCCAGCGAGAAGGCGGCGGCGGTGTCTGCGTTGCGGGGCAAGGGACATCGGGTGGCGATGGTCGGCGACGGGGTGAACGACGCCCCCGCACTGGCGACTGCTGACCTCGGATTGGCGGTCGCCGAGGGGACTGATCTCGCCTTGCGGTCGGCCGACATCATCCTGGTCCGCGAAGACCTGTCGGTGCTGCCGGACGCGATCCGCCTCGCGCAGCGGACGTTGCGCACCATTCGAGGGAATCTCGTCTGGGCGTTCGGGTACAACGTGGCCGCGCTGCCGCTCGCCGCGTGCGGGCTGCTGAACCCGCTGATCGCCGGGGCCGCGATGTCGTTGTCGTCGGTGCTGGTGGTGGCGAACAGCTTGCGGTTGCGGAACTTCGCGCCCGGGAGCTGA
- a CDS encoding cytochrome c oxidase assembly protein: protein MRTIPALHRRGLLAAAGFAAAAVVVVVAAAGDVYAALGNPAPGPLTSFGTSLLRLVADAAGVVCVGGLAFAVFLSPPGEAGRLSPDGYAATRTAAAAAGVWALAAAVLVPFDAADASGRPVSEALHLAKLAVLVNAMEEPKAWLCVLAVATTVAIGVWRTLTWRTTVLWLGLSLVGLLPRAIAGHVSIGAWHDLATNALVWHVIAAALWTGALVALLVHRGSGAAREVALRRYRRLATWCLVVLAASGVVDGLALARPAGLFTGYGLLLGVKVVFTVVLAVLIVVTRRRWRGGAAALVAEVAVLAGAMGVSAGLAHLVPPAFVDDPATVGETVLGYDLPDPPTFARLFLDWRPDLLLGVVAVSAVAGYAVGMRRLRKRGDDWPRGRFWAWTCGWATVLIATSSGLGKYSSGTFSLHMVIHMTLAMLAPVLLVLGGPVTLALRALPVAGKGPDGPREWLVALLHSRFTRLVAHPLVASVVFVGSYYALYFSGLFGEAMRYHWAHQLMNLHFLVSGYVFFWLVIGVDRPPRSMPHLARLGMMFAVMPFHAFFGVILMNRQTVIAETFYRYLSLPWMSDLLSDQRLGGGIAWATGEIPMIVVVVALLVQWGRHDDREAARLDRRFDKGEDDEFAAYNAMLANLAARRQ, encoded by the coding sequence GTGCGCACAATTCCGGCCCTGCACCGGCGGGGTTTGCTTGCCGCGGCGGGGTTTGCCGCGGCGGCCGTCGTGGTGGTGGTCGCCGCGGCGGGCGACGTTTACGCGGCGCTCGGCAACCCGGCTCCTGGTCCGTTGACGTCCTTCGGCACCTCCTTGCTGCGGTTGGTCGCCGACGCGGCCGGGGTGGTCTGCGTCGGCGGGCTGGCGTTCGCGGTATTTCTGAGTCCGCCGGGCGAAGCGGGACGGCTCTCCCCGGACGGATACGCGGCGACCCGCACCGCGGCTGCCGCGGCTGGTGTTTGGGCGCTCGCGGCTGCGGTCCTGGTGCCGTTCGACGCCGCTGACGCGTCCGGGCGGCCGGTTTCCGAGGCGTTGCATCTGGCGAAGCTCGCCGTCCTCGTCAACGCCATGGAAGAGCCCAAGGCGTGGCTCTGCGTCCTGGCAGTGGCGACGACCGTGGCGATCGGCGTTTGGCGCACGTTGACCTGGCGCACCACGGTTCTGTGGCTCGGCCTCTCCCTCGTCGGGTTGCTGCCGAGAGCGATCGCCGGGCACGTCTCCATCGGTGCGTGGCACGACCTGGCCACGAATGCCTTGGTGTGGCACGTGATCGCGGCGGCATTGTGGACCGGTGCGCTGGTTGCGCTGCTGGTCCACCGCGGTTCAGGCGCGGCACGAGAGGTCGCGCTCCGCCGGTACCGACGGTTGGCGACGTGGTGTCTCGTCGTGCTCGCCGCATCCGGGGTGGTCGACGGTCTCGCGCTTGCCCGTCCGGCTGGATTATTCACTGGCTATGGCTTGCTCCTCGGGGTGAAGGTTGTGTTCACGGTCGTGCTGGCGGTGCTGATCGTCGTCACGCGCCGCCGTTGGCGGGGCGGCGCAGCGGCTCTCGTGGCGGAGGTCGCGGTGCTGGCTGGGGCAATGGGAGTTTCGGCCGGGCTGGCGCATCTGGTGCCGCCGGCGTTCGTGGACGATCCGGCGACCGTCGGCGAGACCGTGCTCGGCTACGACCTGCCTGATCCTCCGACATTCGCTCGTCTTTTTCTCGATTGGCGTCCGGACTTGCTCCTCGGGGTCGTCGCGGTCTCCGCGGTGGCGGGCTACGCGGTCGGGATGCGTCGTCTCCGCAAGCGCGGCGACGACTGGCCTCGCGGCCGGTTCTGGGCGTGGACGTGCGGCTGGGCGACGGTGCTGATCGCGACGTCGTCCGGCCTGGGCAAGTACTCGTCCGGAACCTTCAGCCTGCACATGGTCATCCACATGACGCTGGCCATGCTCGCCCCGGTGCTGCTCGTCCTCGGCGGACCGGTGACCCTCGCGCTGCGCGCCTTGCCGGTGGCGGGCAAGGGACCGGACGGTCCGCGCGAGTGGCTGGTGGCGCTGCTGCACTCGCGGTTCACGCGCCTGGTCGCGCACCCGCTGGTGGCGTCGGTGGTGTTCGTCGGCTCGTACTACGCGCTGTACTTCTCGGGCCTGTTCGGCGAGGCGATGCGCTACCACTGGGCGCACCAGCTGATGAACCTCCATTTCCTCGTGTCCGGCTACGTTTTCTTCTGGCTGGTGATCGGCGTCGACCGGCCGCCGCGTTCGATGCCGCATCTCGCGCGGCTCGGCATGATGTTCGCGGTGATGCCGTTCCACGCGTTCTTCGGCGTGATCCTGATGAACAGGCAGACGGTGATCGCCGAGACGTTCTACCGCTACCTGTCCCTGCCGTGGATGTCCGACCTCCTTTCCGATCAACGGCTGGGCGGCGGCATCGCCTGGGCCACCGGCGAAATCCCGATGATCGTGGTCGTCGTGGCGCTGCTGGTGCAGTGGGGCCGCCACGACGACCGCGAGGCCGCTCGGCTGGACCGTCGCTTCGACAAAGGCGAGGACGACGAGTTCGCCGCCTACAACGCGATGCTCGCCAACCTGGCGGCCAGAAGGCAGTAG
- a CDS encoding DUF5134 domain-containing protein has protein sequence MITEPGLRWILTVLFAAAGAFCLYRCVRRTGWNGRVADALHAAMCVGMVTMAWPATMTFARIPQVVLFAAAAGWFAVSAAWGFGHGRLPGAHHALMMAGMAWMAFAMPSAMAGMTMSAAAMGGEHAGMDMGDASMTMTGHAPAQVVVVAAVLAVVFLVAGIAWLARAIDHARTVARPGRREIGLVMEGVMSLGMSVMAVAMI, from the coding sequence ATGATCACCGAACCGGGTTTGCGCTGGATTCTCACCGTGCTGTTCGCCGCGGCGGGGGCGTTCTGTCTGTACCGATGCGTACGACGCACGGGCTGGAACGGGCGAGTGGCGGACGCGCTGCACGCGGCGATGTGCGTCGGCATGGTCACGATGGCTTGGCCGGCGACGATGACTTTCGCGCGGATCCCGCAGGTCGTGCTGTTCGCGGCGGCCGCCGGATGGTTCGCGGTGAGCGCGGCATGGGGATTCGGCCACGGACGCCTTCCCGGAGCACACCACGCGCTGATGATGGCCGGGATGGCGTGGATGGCGTTCGCGATGCCGTCGGCGATGGCGGGAATGACGATGTCCGCCGCCGCGATGGGCGGCGAGCACGCCGGAATGGACATGGGCGACGCAAGCATGACCATGACCGGGCACGCGCCCGCACAGGTAGTGGTGGTCGCGGCGGTGCTGGCGGTGGTCTTCCTGGTCGCGGGAATCGCGTGGCTGGCGCGGGCGATCGACCACGCCCGGACGGTCGCCCGCCCGGGACGCCGCGAGATCGGGCTGGTGATGGAGGGCGTGATGAGCTTGGGAATGTCGGTGATGGCAGTAGCGATGATCTGA